The following DNA comes from Desulfurispora thermophila DSM 16022.
GCTCTCCTTCCTGTAAAAATTTCCTTAACTACAGTCCTGTATTAATATATACCAAAAGCCACGCCAGAAAAAGTATCTGTCCGAAAAAATAATAAAAAAGCGCCCCCAGGAGCGCCACAGACAGGCAAAATTAATACCAGAGCGGAACGGCGGCCAGAGCACAGCCTATCTTCTTAACCACATGCTCCACAGCCCTCACTTCGGTCCGCACCAATTCCATCTGGCGGGTACGGAAGGCTTCCTCCAACATGGCCAGGATCCTTTTTTCAGCTTCTTCCTTGCCGCATAACCCGGAAAATTCCATGATGACGCCAAAAGTATCCGCTGAGAAGCCAATCCCCACTGCTGCTGAAATGAGCTGACCGGGCTCCTTGCTTACAATGTAACCGTAAGCTGTAGGTACAAGCGAACCCGGGGGAATTTTCAGTTCTGGATCATGCTGGGCACCGGGTGGTAAGATGCTGCTCACACGCAAAAGATTGATGTTGCCTATGCCACCAGCCAGGAGTGCATTGTCAAAAGCCGTC
Coding sequences within:
- a CDS encoding pyruvoyl-dependent arginine decarboxylase produces the protein MLPTPKKYFLTAAAAEGESGLTAFDNALLAGGIGNINLLRVSSILPPGAQHDPELKIPPGSLVPTAYGYIVSKEPGQLISAAVGIGFSADTFGVIMEFSGLCGKEEAEKRILAMLEEAFRTRQMELVRTEVRAVEHVVKKIGCALAAVPLWY